The DNA window CCCACGCTCAAGTCTTCGCTGACCGGCGTCCCCTGGCTGGGCATGCTGCTGGAAAAGCCCGACGACGCCGATTCCCAGGACGAGTCTAAATCCGACTCAGATTCCTCCTCGTCGCCAGCCGAGGAACAGCTCGCGTCCGCAGGGGAGAAAGAGGACTCGGCCAAAGCGTCCAATTCGACCGACAACCAGGACGAAAGCAGCCAGGACAACCGTGCGGAAAGCGACAACGGCTCGTCCGATTCGAAAACCTCCGATTCCAAAACCTCCGATTCCAAATCCTCCGATTCCAAATCCTCCGGTGGAAAAGCTTCCGGATTCGGCTCGGCGGCCCAGGGCGTCGCGCGGTTGTTCACGACGACCTTTGGCGCCGTCATGAACGTGCTGATCGTGCTGGTGCTGTCGGTCTACTTCGCCTCCAACCCGGACAAGTACCGCAGCGGCATGATCCGCCTCGTCCCGCTGGACCGACGGGAGCGGGCGGGCGAGATTCTCGACCTGCTGGAAAAGGCCCTCCGCCGCTGGCTGCTGGGCCGCCTGGCGACGATGGTGCTCACCGGCCTGTTTACTGGCGCGTCACTCTGGCTGCTGGGCATCCCGATGGCGTTTACGGTCGGCGTATTAACTGCCCTGCTGACGTTCATTCCCAACATCGGCGCCGCTGCAGCGATGCTCATGGCGACCTTGCTGGCCGCCCCGCAAGGGCTCACAACCGTGGGGATGGTGCTGGGGCTGTACCTGGCCGCGCAGTTCCTGGAAAGCTATCTGCTCACTCCCATGATCCAGCAGCACCAGGTCTCTCTGCCGCCCGGCCTGCTGATCGCCTTCCAGGCCGCCATCGGCATGATGTTCGGCTTCCTGGGCGTCATGGTCGCCTCCCCGCTCCTGGCCGCCCTGATGGTGCTCATCAACGAGCTCTACGTCCGCGATACGCTTGGCGACCCCGACCCGCCGATGATTGTTGAGACGGAAAGTTCTTCGTAAGGTAGACGCTGAAGTTCGCCTTTTTTGTTTCTTACTCTTACTCCTCTTCAGAGCGACGAACCGAACCGCCGGCGAGCAATCGCGATCTGCCAGTTGGGCGGACCGGGGCTCCTTGATTGGGCCGTCCCGCTGGAGATTAAGATTAAGATTAAGAGGAAGAGGAAGAGGAAGAGGAAGAGGGTGTTTGGAAGGACGGCGTGACCAGGGGGCTCAATCCTCCACGCCGTACTGCTTCAGCTTCCGATACAGCGTCTTGCGATCGAAACCCAGGATCCGGGCGGCGATGGTTTTGTTGCCGCCGGCCGCCTGGAGCACGTGCAGCACGTACCGCTGTTCGACGGCTTCCATCGGCACCAGCTCGCTGGGGTCGTCGCCGCCGATGAACACTTGCGAACTGCGGAAGTCGCAGATTTTGTCGGGCAGGTCTTCCACCGCGATCTTCTCATAACGGGTCAGCGCGACGGCCCGTTCGATCACGTTCCGCAGCTCGCGGACGTTCCCCGGCCAGGAGTAAGCCAGCAGCTTGCCGCCGGCCTGTTCCGATACGCCCTGCACCGACTTGCCGGCCCGCTGCGCGTACGTTTCCACAAACTTCCGGGCCAGCAGCAGGATATCGGTCCCGCGCGACCGTAGCGGCGGCAGCTCCAGCTGGATGACGTCGATCCGGTAATACAGGTCGTCGCGAAAACGCTTCTCTTCGATCGCCGCTTCCAGGTCGCGGTTGGTCGCGGCCAGCACGCGCACGTCAAACGGCAATTCTTTGTCGCCCCCGACCGGCCGCACCTTGTTCTCTTCCAGCGCCCGCAGCAGCTTGACCTGCATGGCGATCGGCATTTCGCCCAGTTCGTCCAGCAGCAGCGTGCCGCCTTGCGCCTGCAGGAAGAGCCCTTTCCGTTCGGCCCGGGCGTCGGTGAAGGCTCCCTTGGCATGGCCAAACAGCTCGCTTTCCAGCAGGGCTTCCGGCAAGGCGGAACAGTTGACCGCGACAAACGGCTGCTGCCGGCGGCGGCTCTGCTTGTGCAGCGAACGGGCGACCAGCTCCTTGCCGGTGCCGCTTTCGCCCGTGATCAGCACCGAGGCGTCGGAATCCGCGATCCGCGTCAACTGATCGTAAAGGCGCTGCATGGGCCGGCTTTCGCCAATCAGCTCGCCGAAAGAGGCGGCGTGATCGACGGCGTCGCTCAGCATTTTCACCTGCTGCTGCAGGCGCCGGTGTTTGACGGCCCGTTCCAGCAGCATGGCCAGCAGGTCCATTTCGATCGGCTTGGTGACAAAGTCGTAAGCGCCCGCTCGGATGGCGGCGACGGCCGTTTCCAGGCTGCCGAAACCGGTCATCACCACGACGGGAATGTCGGGCCGGTTGGCGGCGATCTGCTCGCACAACTGCAGTCCGCTGGCGCCGGGCATTTTGACATCGGTCAGCACCACGTCAAACGCCTCTTCCTTGAGCGCGGCGAACGCTTCTGCGGCGGAGGTGAACCAGCGCACGGTAAAGCCGCGCAGGCGCAGGTCGGCTTCGACCATTTCGCACATGCTGCGTTCGTCGTCGACAACAAGAATGTTTCCGCTCATCACGGGGCTTTCGGGGAAGAGTCGGTTTCCAGGGGCAAACGCAACGTGAA is part of the Lignipirellula cremea genome and encodes:
- a CDS encoding AI-2E family transporter — translated: MTDPEQPADSWSEPWRRTVFVLAAVLLAGLFATAFWYAADFFFLLFTSVLFAILLNRLANATAARTPLSRGWSLGLLVMAMLTTTVVLIVCFGFQLANRIEKTSQQFDRGGAVLREKLQKYPTLKSSLTGVPWLGMLLEKPDDADSQDESKSDSDSSSSPAEEQLASAGEKEDSAKASNSTDNQDESSQDNRAESDNGSSDSKTSDSKTSDSKSSDSKSSGGKASGFGSAAQGVARLFTTTFGAVMNVLIVLVLSVYFASNPDKYRSGMIRLVPLDRRERAGEILDLLEKALRRWLLGRLATMVLTGLFTGASLWLLGIPMAFTVGVLTALLTFIPNIGAAAAMLMATLLAAPQGLTTVGMVLGLYLAAQFLESYLLTPMIQQHQVSLPPGLLIAFQAAIGMMFGFLGVMVASPLLAALMVLINELYVRDTLGDPDPPMIVETESSS
- a CDS encoding sigma-54-dependent transcriptional regulator, producing the protein MSGNILVVDDERSMCEMVEADLRLRGFTVRWFTSAAEAFAALKEEAFDVVLTDVKMPGASGLQLCEQIAANRPDIPVVVMTGFGSLETAVAAIRAGAYDFVTKPIEMDLLAMLLERAVKHRRLQQQVKMLSDAVDHAASFGELIGESRPMQRLYDQLTRIADSDASVLITGESGTGKELVARSLHKQSRRRQQPFVAVNCSALPEALLESELFGHAKGAFTDARAERKGLFLQAQGGTLLLDELGEMPIAMQVKLLRALEENKVRPVGGDKELPFDVRVLAATNRDLEAAIEEKRFRDDLYYRIDVIQLELPPLRSRGTDILLLARKFVETYAQRAGKSVQGVSEQAGGKLLAYSWPGNVRELRNVIERAVALTRYEKIAVEDLPDKICDFRSSQVFIGGDDPSELVPMEAVEQRYVLHVLQAAGGNKTIAARILGFDRKTLYRKLKQYGVED